A genomic window from Cydia strobilella chromosome 26, ilCydStro3.1, whole genome shotgun sequence includes:
- the LOC134753123 gene encoding uncharacterized protein LOC134753123 codes for MYRSKYKEDFVKRIRALVAFFDYLIKWCIMPIEVNIQERRLGSVLKLRCMISLYSLNAKPLETISSQHFNVTDLAEVQLRFNFKNKNFVECYILAQNHIKAENIEVKIKASCQETSEPFYSEWICDNQWKTIGIREDYDVNLNCVCTTLLDINISARKVGPPLLLNLYNDVDFTDFSLSTSEGSVGVHKACLAATSDVFRAMLSHEWKEKEAGHIQMEGVTVQTLKHLKDYIYIRKLPDDDLKPLLTLASCYLIDDLIEDCVSKLAMKSSSEDWDSLIAFAARNQIVELTRAILLVNPTYEIKNEVD; via the exons ATGTACCGTTCTAAATATAAAGAAGATTTTGTAAAGAGAATTCGTGCGTTAGTTGCATTCtttgattatttaattaagtgGTGCATCATGCCGATAGAAGT AAACATTCAAGAGAGAAGGCTTGGTTCAGTCTTGAAACTGAGATGTATGATTAGCCTTTATTCTTTGAATGCAAAACCCTTGGAAACCATATCAAGTCAACATTTTAATGTCACTGACTTAGCCGAAGTGCAGCTTCGATTTAACTTCAAGAACAAAAACTTTGTTGAATGTTATATTTTAGCACAGAATCATATAAAGGCAGAAAACATTGAAGTAAAAATTAAAGCATCTTGTCAAGAAACCTCTGAACCATTTTACTCAGAATGGATTTGCGACAATCAATGGAAAACAATTGGAATCAGAGAAGATTATGATGTCAATTTAAATTGTGTGTGTACAACCTTGCtggatattaatatttcagcgagAAAGGTTGGCCCTCCGCTTCTCCTAAATCTTTACAATGATGTTGATTTTACTGACTTCAGCTTGAGCACATCTGAGGGCAGTGTGGGCGTACACAAGGCATGTCTAGCAGCCACCAGCGATGTGTTTCGCGCTATGCTTAGTCACGAATGGAAGGAAAAGGAAGCGGGCCACATTCAGATGGAGGGGGTCACTGTGCAGACCCTTAAACATTTAAAGGACTACATTTACATTAGAAAGCTGCCCGATGACGATCTAAAGCCTTTACTTACACTCGCCTCCTGCTACTTAATTGACGATCTTATAGAAGATTGCGTCTCCAAGTTGGCTATGAAAAGTAGTTCTGAAGACTGGGACAGTCTTATAGCCTTCGCCGCAAGGAATCAAATAGTTGAACTAACAAGAGCTATTCTGCTTGTGAATCCAACTTATGAGATCAAAAATGAAGTCGACTAG